The DNA window TCGAAGTTGCTCGTCGCTCAGGAGTCGGTGAATTGCAGATGGCGCGACAGATAGGCGCCGAAGAACGCGGCGGCGACCGAGAACACCACGGACGCGCCGATATAGAGTGCTGCCAGGATGAAGTGCCCATGTTCGAGCAGATGGATGGCCTCGATGGAGAAGGTGGAAAACGTGGTGTACGTGCCGAGGCCGCCGGTGAGAATGCCTGTGCGCAGATCCGGGCTGACGTTGATGCGCTCCAGCGTTTCGAAGAACAGGAAGCCCATCAGGA is part of the Thiomonas sp. X19 genome and encodes:
- a CDS encoding CrcB family protein produces the protein MVSVYISVFAILGAFARYGQSLVVQGVLGDAFPFATLSINVLGSFLMGFLFFETLERINVSPDLRTGILTGGLGTYTTFSTFSIEAIHLLEHGHFILAALYIGASVVFSVAAAFFGAYLSRHLQFTDS